One window of the bacterium genome contains the following:
- the rpsO gene encoding 30S ribosomal protein S15, with translation MKVVKKDIIEEYKLHSTDTGSPEVQVSIFTARINNLIEHFNVHKKDFQTRRSLIKLVNKRRRLLLYLKRKSNERYTSLIQRLKIRK, from the coding sequence ATGAAGGTAGTGAAAAAAGATATAATTGAGGAATATAAGCTTCATAGCACAGATACAGGTTCACCAGAGGTCCAGGTTTCTATATTTACGGCAAGGATTAACAACCTAATAGAACACTTCAATGTCCATAAAAAGGACTTTCAAACAAGGAGAAGCCTGATAAAGCTTGTTAATAAAAGGAGAAGGCTTCTTTTGTACCTTAAAAGGAAATCAAACGAAAGATATACCTCCCTCATCCAAAGGCTTAAGATAAGAAAGTGA